CAACCTGTACCAAGGGCTGCTGCTCCTGTCAGCATTCGCTTACCTGTACCGCCGAACCAGATTTCAGGATAAGGTGATTGTTTAGGCTTTGGGTATAAAATAGCATTCCTTACTTTATAGTATCTTCCTTGAAAATTTACTATATCCTCGATCCACAACTTCTTTATCAACTCTATCGCTTCAAGAGTCATCGACACTCTGGTTTTGTCCTTGTGCCATTCAGAAAAGGAGTCAAACTCAATCTGAGACCAGCCAGCACCAGCTCCAAGAATGGTCCTACCTTCGTTCAGGAAATCGATCGAAGCGACTACCTTTGCCAGCTGTGAAGGAGGACGGAAGGGAATAGGTGTAACACAAGTCCCAATTCTTATTTTTGAGGTAAGCGATGACAGAAACGAAACAAGAACCCAAGCATCTAACGTAGCTTTTGTGGTTGGTGTTACATAATGGTCCCAGAATAGCAGGAAATCGTAGCCGAGCTCATCGGATTCCCTTGCAACATCACTCAAAAGGTTTCTGTCAAGATAAATGCTTGAATTTGGATATATGATACCAAATCTCATGGGCCATACAACGAATCTTCTTTTAATAAGCATAGCATATAACTGAAGACACAATAACAAACAATCAGAAATCTTTCACCCTCATCCGAGCAGCGATCTCCGTTCGATAAGAATAATAGCCGCACCTTCTTCGAGGCTGGTAGATGAACCACGCAGGAAAAGTGGCTGTTGTGACTGGTGCAGCCAGTGGTATCGGAGCTGGTATAGCTATGAGGCTTGCCTTAGACGGTGCTGATTTGGTGCTAGGAGACATAAGTGAGGGTTTGCAGAAGAAGGCAGAAGAAATAGCTTCGAAGACAGGCAGGAGGGTTGTATGGGAGAAAGTCGATGTCAGTGACATCACCTCATGCAGTAACTTCGTTCAGAGCAATGTTGTAAACAGAGGGTTGCAGGGTGTAGATATACTTGTAAACAATGCAGGTATCAACAGAGACGCTCTGTTTCTAAAGATGACGTTCGAACAATGGGATTCAGTCATAAAAGTTGACCTGTACAGCATGTTCAACATGACAAAACAGTTAGTTCAGCCTATGGTGGATAGGCAGAGAGGAAGGATAATCAACATATCGTCGATGAGCTGGATGGGTAATGTAGGACAGGCGAACTACGCGGCTGCAAAGGCGGGAGTAGTAGGCTTTACGAAGACACTGGCAAGGGAACTAGCCAAGTACAACATAACTGTAAACGCAGTCTGCCCTGGCTTTATCGATACACCGATGACCAGAGCCGTTCCAGACAAGATAAGAAACATGATGCTCGAAAAAATACCGATGAAGAGAATAGGTCAGCCTGAGGATGTAGCAGCATTGGTCTCCTTTCTGGCTTCTGATGACGCTTCATACATTACGGGCGAAGTGATAAACGTATCAGGTGGCATGGTCATTTGACCACTCAGCAGGAGATTCTTCTCAAGACTTCAAAGGAGTTTCCTGACAAAAGAGCACTATCCTTCTTTAAATCTACGTTAACGTACTCGGACCTTTACAGGTATTCAGCAGCTGTTGCCTCCCAGCTGAGTGAATATGTTCGGGTTGGGGATACGGTAGCTATCCTGATGCAGAATATACCCCAATTCGTAATGGTTCAGCACGCGGTTTGGATGCTTGGCTGCTCTATTCTGCCTATGAACCCTTCCTACTCCGCAAGAGAGATAAAATATTGTCTTATCGACTCGGGAGCCAAACTGGTGATAGCCCAGTCAGATGCACTATCTAGAGTCAAAGAAGCATCAAGCAGCATCTCAGGCATAAAGGTCCTTGCTACAAACCCTACAACATTTTCGGATATTCCTAGCCACCTCTTCGAAAAATGGGGCTTTTCAGAGTGCAGTGAAGAACTCGACTTCAGGTCTTCAAGCATGACACCAATTAGTTCAACCCCATCCGAAAGTCTGGCGATCCTGGTCTACACCTCCGGCACAACAGGCAATCCCAAGGGAGCGATGGTAAGCCACAAAAACATATATTCATCTGCCAGTATATACAAGAAATGGTTCAAGTTTACTCAGCATGATTCTGTTCTTGGATTCTCCCCTTTCTTTCACATCACTGGACTTGTCTTTCACCTGGCTACCGCTCTGCTCGCAGGCTCTCACGTAGTTATGGGTGGTAGGTTTGATTCTGAACTGGTTCTCGATTCTGTAGAGAAAGAGAAGACGACTGTGACCATGATGGCAGCTACAGCGTACATATCTTTGTTGAACAACTCAAACATTCATCAGACGGATATGTCAAGTATGAGATTGTGGTCCTCCGGCGGGATGCCCGTTAGCAGAAGACTAGAAGAAACTTGGAAAGACCTGACGAATAGCTGGATATACGTCGCCTGGGGTCTGACGGAAACTACATCGCCTGCAACTCTATGGCCCTATCCATACAATGGTCCCTTACCTGTAGATGGAGAGACAGGAATAGTCAGTTCAGGCATCCCAGTCTACGATACATCACTGAAGATTGTCGATGATAACAGAGCTGAGCTGCCTGAAGGAAGAGTTGGAGAAATAGCTGTGAAAGGTCCACAGGTTGTCTCTGGCTACCTCAACAAGCCAGAAGCCAACAAAGAAACCTTTACCGATGGATGGCTTTACACAGGAGACATTGCAAAGATCGAGAGAGGATGGGTCTTCATCATCGACAGGAAGAAGGACATGATAAATTCGTCTGGATTCAAGGTCTGGCCAAGGGAAGTTGAAGAAGTCCTCTACATGCATCCTTGCGTCTCCGAAGCAGCGGTTGTGGGGGTGGAAGACTCTTACAGAGGCGAAACCGTAAAGGCTTTCATAAAACTGAATCAGGATTGTCAGAACAGTGAAGCAGTCAAAAATTCGATAGTAGAGCACTGCAAAAGATACCTTGCTCCGTACAAGGTTCCCAGGCAGATAGAATTCATACAAGAGATACCGAAAACACTCAGCGGGAAAATACTGAAGAGGGTGCTGAAAGACAGATCATCTCTTTCTCAGACATCATCATAAACCACTATCCCCGATATCCATTTATCCCAGCTGCGATAACATCGATATGTAATGAAGAACGCAGAGGTGGCAGACCTACTCCAGAGAATGAGTATTCTTTCAGAAGCTGCAGGAGAAGAAAGGTTCAAGTCGATAGCCTACTGGAGAGCAGCAAACACAATCAGAAACCTCACAGAAGATATCGAAGTGGTCTGGAAGCAGGGAAAGCTAACTGATCTACCATATGTTGGTGAAGGCATAGCCAAAAAGATTGATGAGTATCTGAGTACTGGCCACAGCACCTATCTGGATAAAATGCAGAAGAAGGTGCCTGCAGCAGTATTCAGTCTGATGGCTGTACCTGGTATAGGTCCAAAGACAGCATATAGGCTGGCGAAGGAGGCAGGAGTCAGCAGTTTGGAAGACTTGGAAAAAAGGCTTGAAGAAGGAATGCTGCTGGAAATTCTTGGAAAGGAGAATTCAAGGAAGATCTTAGAGGAGATAAAGAAGTTCAAAAGCAGAGAAAGGAGACTTCTCTTGCCTGAGGCCGAGGCAGTTATCGAATCTCTGCAAAGTCATTTTACTACAAAAGCAGTACAAGTAATGGTAGCAGGCAGCTACAGAAGAGGGAAGGAGACTATAGGTGATATCGACCTGATTTCAACGGATCAGTTAGCGGCGGATGCTTTGGCTAGATTCCCCAGGGTGGGAGAGGTGATCGAAAGAGGAAACAAGAGAATGAGTGTAAAATTGGTCGATGGCTTACAGGTAGACCTGAGGCTATTTGACCAGGATGAACTTGGCGCAGGTCTGCTATATTTCACCGGTTCAAAGGAACACAATATAGAACTGAGAAACATTGCAATCAAAAGAGGGTGGAAACTGAACGAGTACGGTCTCTTCGACACAAAGACAGGCAAGAGACTTGCAGCCAAGACTGAAGACGATATTTATTCGGAGCTCGGCCTCGCGTACATACCTCCTGAACTTCGAGAAAACAGAGGAGAGATTGAAGCGGCCCTTGCCAAAAGGCTTCCTCTTCTTGTCGAACAGAAAGATTTGGTTGGAGACCTTCAGATGCATTCAAACTGGAGTGATGGACAGAACACCATAAAAGAAATGGCAACTGCAGCAAAGTCCTTGGGTTATTCATACATAGCAATTACAGACCACTCTCTCACCGCTCGCATAGCTAACGGTCTGAGTGAAGAGAGGTTCAAGAGACAGTGGAAAGAGATAGAGAAACTGAACGAAGAACTCTATCCGTTCAGGATATTGAAGGGCGCAGAAGTAGAGATAAGAGGGAACGGTGAGCTAGATTTTCCCAGCGAATTCCTTAAAGAGTTTGATGTTGTAGGAGCTTCAATACATCAGGGCTACAGGCAGAGTCCAGAGAAGCTGACCGAAAGAGTTCTGAAAGCTTTAAACAATCCGGAAGTGAATTATCTTTGTCATCCCACTAACAGGCTTATAGGACAGAGGGAAGGCCACAAAATCGACTTGGCAAAGGTTATCAGGGCTGCAAAAGAGAACGGAAAGTGGATCGAAATTAACGCTCAGCCCAACAGGCTGGATTTGAACGATTTCTGGGCCAGAGAGGCAGCCAAGGAAGGGGTGAAGCTTCTTGTGAACTCTGACGCCCATTCTACTGGTGAACTTCAAAATATGAAGTATGGTGTACTTGTTGCGAGAAGGGCATGGCTTGAGAAGAACCATGTAGTCAATACCCTCTCACTAAAAGAACTGACAAGGTTACTCTGAATCTTCAGCGGCTTTGAGTCTTGCATATAGAAAACTCAGCAATATTACGCAAGCTATCACAGCCAAGCTGTATGTTCCTACAAACGCGACGAGGGTTATAGAAAGCAGAAGCGAGAGCCAAGGATAGAGTCTTCTGACACCCCTTTCCTTTAGCAATTTGATCCCTGAGGCAGAGCCAATTATGTAGACGCAGATCCCTATACCGTTTGTCAAGAACAGAGCCTCCTGCAGAGTCAAGTCAAACACGTAGTATGCAACAAGCATGATTATGGCTCCAAAACAGATGGTTGCTAGAGCTGCATCTGGTGTCCTGTATTTTGAATTAACCCTTGACAACCTTGCAGGCAGGAAGCCATCTTTTGAAGCAGCGTAGACAACTCTGGAAATTCCTGTTGTGTATGCATTCATATTTCCAAATACTATGAACAGAGCGAGAAGCGAAGTAGAGACTCCTGCATATACTCCGAAGCTGTTAGAAAGTATTGCTGCAAAAGGTGCTATACCGTTTCCTGAGTTATAAGAGCCTGTTCCTACTATAGCGATGGCTGTTGCAATGTAAAGAGAACTGGAGGTCAGTACGCTTAAGGCCACGCTTCTTTGAAAATCTCTCTTCGGGTTCTCGAATTCCTCTGCCACGTTGGAAACGTTCTCATAACCAAAGTATGACCAAATGACCAGAGCAGAAGCTGTACCCATAGAAGCAAGGTTAAGAGGTTGACTAAATTCCAGGTTTTCTACTCTGATTTGCGGAGCTGATACAGCAGTGGCAATGGCCATCAGTCCAACTATGCAAACAGTAACAACCAGCTGAACCCTTCCAGTAAGGGTTATGCCAAGGTAATTGATGATAAAAGAGATGAATATGAGCATAGCTGCAAGGGCAAAGACGAGAAACTTACCTATATGAAAGGTGTAGTCCAGATAGAGTGTACCTATCAGTGTAGCAGCAGGTGCTCCTGTTATGTACCATGTTGAGAACAGCCATGCTGCTGCGTTGGCGGGTAATTTCCCCAGACCTTCTTTTGCGAAAGCATAGACTCCACCGCTCTCCGGCCTTCTTGATGATAGAGAAGCAAAGGTGTAAGCAAAGGGATAACTGAGAAGAGCAAGCAATAACCAGGCTAAAATCGAAGAGGCTCCTGCGATCTTGGCTGCAAGACCAGGAATGACAAGAATGCCAGAGCCAAGAACGGAGCTGACGTAAAGCGCTACAGCATACTTCAGGGTTATTGCCTTCTTCAGCTTCGGTTGAGAAGAGACTTCATCCATCGCTCAGTTGCACGCTTCTGCTCTAATTAACATTATTACCATAAACCAGAGAAACTCTATTTTTTCATGTGGAAAGTATATTTCTCGATGAATTCTACAGCTCTTCTGTAAGCATCGATTCTGTTTGCAGTCTTCCTGAAACCATGCCCTTCATCGAAGTAGAATTTTGTTTCAACGACCTTTCCTTTCTTCTCCAGAGCTTCTCTAGCCTGTTCAGTCTCTTCCATCGGACATCTTGGGTCGTTCGCTCCAGCGATAAGAAGTACAGGTGCAACGATATTGTCTATGTAGAAGATGGGAGAGGCTTGCCTCAGTCTATCTCTGTCATTCGGGTTGTCAGGGTCACCCATGTTCTGAAGGTCCCAGAACCTGAGGTCCTCTCTTTCGTTTTTGATCTCTGTGAACCAGTTAAGAAAAGGTACCAGAGCAACACCACATGACCAGAGTGAAGGGTATTTTGTCAGTGCGCACATAGTCAGGTAACCTCCAAACGAGCCTCCAGCTACAGCGACCTTATCTCTATCAGCAAGCCCTTTTTCTGTCAGGTAGTTATATGCACTTACGCAATCTGCCAAATCTAGGTCGCCCATGACAAACCTGTTTGCTTCTCTATACTCCTTTCCGAACCCAGTACTACCTCTGTAATTTGGCCTGATTACAACATACCCCCTGCTTACAAGATACTGAACAAACGGATTCCAGCTGTTAAGAGCTTGAGCCGTTGGACCTCCGTGAATTTCCACGACAGCTCTCTTAGTCTCCCGGCTGGGCTTGTACAGAACCGCAGGAACGCTTCTACCGTCTTTCAGACTGCTGTATTGAATCAACTCCCCTTCCGCAAAGTTGCTAATGTCAATACTTTCAGGTAGAGAGTTTGTAATCTGAGTGAATTCATCGTTTCTCAGATTGTAAGACCACAGGTCTGGCGGGTTTCTGGGTCCTGAAAAAACGAAATACAGTTCCTCTGACGAAGAGGAGAACTTCGGCGAGGAAATGACTCCGTTCATAAAGTTAATCCTGTTCTTCTCGTTCTTCATCAGGTCATAGAGTTCCAGTGTTACGTTGGCTCCAGTGTTTCTAAGGTAGGCTAAATACTTGCCATCAGGAGAAAAGACTGGGCTGTAACATTCGTTTTTGCCGTCTGTAATCCATAAGATTTCTTTGTTTTCTATGTTCCATATGCCGATGTCATAGGAGCCAAGGTTAGCCGAGACGAAGGCAAGATACTTTCCATCCGCTGACCAACTCGGGTCGTCTGCTTCCACCGGTTTGCCACTTCTACCATCTATGAACCTTTCAACTTCCCTCTTATTACTATCAAGATGAACCAGGAAAAGGTTACTGTCCTGTGCAGCTACCTGACTTGCTACTACTGCAATCCTACCTGAAGGAGATACCTCGCAGTAATGGTCTGAAAAACCATGTTCGGTTAAACGAGTAATACTTCTTTCCTCAATTTCAAGCAGATAGGATGCAAAAGGTCCATCCTTATCAGACACAAATGTAATTTTCTTTCCATCAGGAGAGAATCTTGGATTTGGATATATCGCATAATCTGTCTGAGGCGTCAAGTTAACTGTCCTCTCTTCTTTGATATTGCCAAGAAAGATGTCAAACTTTTCATCTCCTTGTCTGTCCTTAGCGAAGAGCAGTTCGTTGGGGTTAATTGGAGAAAATTCAGGACCCATCTTGCTATCTTCATCGTTTGTCAGCTGCTTGTGCATCCTTACTGAGCGGTCAGTCAGCATTAGTTGCCACTGGCCAGACCTGTTTGTGGTATAGACCACATATGCCGACAACCTAGATACGTCAAACTCGGATACACTTGGAACAGAGAATAGAGCATCGAGAGTGACCTCCTTCTTGAATTGATGACGTTGAGTCAATCAGGCATCGGTGCAGAGAGACCAAGAGATAAAAATAACTGCATTATCGGAGCTCTCCAACATTTAACTTCTTATTTCATGACGAAAAGGTGCGGGGGGTGGGATTTGAACCCACGAACCCCTTCGGGATGAGGTCCTAAGCCACGTGGCAATCTGCTCTCACGCCTTTGACCAGGCTGGGCGACCCCCGCATTTCATAACGCGATTCAAGATGTTATTTATAAATTATCAAGCGTACACCTGTCACAGAACTTCGGTCCGAAACCGTGTTTACGTTTACTCAGCTATCTTAAAGCTTTAGATGATATGGATATTAGTGACCATGCACCTGTGTGCCAAGTCATGCAGCAACCCGGAAGAATCATCCTCGCGGTAGATATGGACTATTTTTACGCTCAATGTGAGGAGCTTCGACATCCAGAATATTCGACCAAACCGATAGTTGTGGGGATGTTTTCAGGTAGGACAGAAATATCAGGCGCAGTGGCAACCTCGAACTATCCTGCGAGGAAGATAGGTGTGAAGTCTGGGATGCCGCTTGCTTCAGCAATACAGCTGATGAAGGACATAGACCATCTTCTTGTTAAAGCGGATTTTGATTATTATGAATCCGTATCTGCTAAGATAATGAAGATATTGAGAGAATACTCTTCCAAGTTTGTCCAAGAGAGCATTGATGAAGCATTTCTCGATATAACAGATAGAGTGGATGGGGATTATGACAGGGCATTGGAGCTGGCAGCTGAAATAAAGGGCAAGGTTATGAAAGAGACAGGGATCAAATGCAGCATTGGAATCGGTCCAAACAGACTCATAGCAAAGATGGCTTGTGATGCATCAAAACCCAACGGCCTTATGATGATCAGACCTGAACAGATTCAATCATTCTTTAAGGGGAAGCCTGTTGATTCGATCTACGGTATAGGGGGCAAGACCGCAGAGAGACTGAAGCAGATGGGAATAGATACAATCGACCAGCTTTCCAAGTTGCCTCTCCATACGCTTCAAAACGAGTTCGGCAACAAACTCGGTCTGTATTATTATCTAGCCGCGAGAGGGATAGATGAGACGCCACTGGAAGAAAAAGAAAAGGACCAGATAGGAAGAATGATGACTCTGAAACAGGATAGCAGGGATGTCAATTACATAATTGAGGCGCTGTCCTCCCTTATCCCAGAGATTAAGAAGGAGCTTGAAGAGAAGAATCTTGCCTTCAGGACAGTCAGCATAGTGCTAATCGACACTCACCTAAAGCCTCACACAAGGGAAAAGACGCTCAAGACAAGGGAGACAGACTGTTCTGCTGCAATTGATACTGCAAGAGAGCTTGTCCAATCCCTACTTCAAAATAATCCAGATATTACGGTAAGAAGGGCAGGAATAACCTTTTCATCACTTTCCAACGTCGAAGGTCAGAAGAACATAACGGATTTTCTTAGCTAGCATTGGTTGTTTGATGTGCGCTTGCAGTTACAACAGCTTCTGGTAGCTTCTGCTCGATGTTCAGTGATTCCAGATACCTTACGGCGTCTATAGCAGCTCTGGCACCTAGTCCTGCAGCTGTCACAGCCTGTCTGTATATTGGGTCAGCGACATCTCCTGCTGCAAAGACACCTTCTATATTCGTCCTCGTCTCATCCTTTACCTTCAGGTATCCTTTTTCGTCTATTTCCAGTTGACCCTTGAATATCTCTGTGTTCGGTTGATGGCCTATAGCTACGAACAGTGCTGATACGGGAAGGAATTCAATTTTGTTTGTCTTCAGATTCCTGACCTTCACAGCTTCGACCCTCTCTTTACCCACGACTTCTTCAACAACAGAATCCCAGACGAATTCGATGTTCGGCCTAGACTTGGCTCTC
This portion of the Conexivisphaerales archaeon genome encodes:
- a CDS encoding LLM class flavin-dependent oxidoreductase encodes the protein MRFGIIYPNSSIYLDRNLLSDVARESDELGYDFLLFWDHYVTPTTKATLDAWVLVSFLSSLTSKIRIGTCVTPIPFRPPSQLAKVVASIDFLNEGRTILGAGAGWSQIEFDSFSEWHKDKTRVSMTLEAIELIKKLWIEDIVNFQGRYYKVRNAILYPKPKQSPYPEIWFGGTGKRMLTGAAALGTGWIPTMINSEEYSSMASWIKDRIGRRKFSFAYDLYNPLDQAEDYTNQIEDFEEAGCEYFGINWRYKPEEMVPRLKWFAKEVMSSF
- a CDS encoding AMP-binding protein → MTTQQEILLKTSKEFPDKRALSFFKSTLTYSDLYRYSAAVASQLSEYVRVGDTVAILMQNIPQFVMVQHAVWMLGCSILPMNPSYSAREIKYCLIDSGAKLVIAQSDALSRVKEASSSISGIKVLATNPTTFSDIPSHLFEKWGFSECSEELDFRSSSMTPISSTPSESLAILVYTSGTTGNPKGAMVSHKNIYSSASIYKKWFKFTQHDSVLGFSPFFHITGLVFHLATALLAGSHVVMGGRFDSELVLDSVEKEKTTVTMMAATAYISLLNNSNIHQTDMSSMRLWSSGGMPVSRRLEETWKDLTNSWIYVAWGLTETTSPATLWPYPYNGPLPVDGETGIVSSGIPVYDTSLKIVDDNRAELPEGRVGEIAVKGPQVVSGYLNKPEANKETFTDGWLYTGDIAKIERGWVFIIDRKKDMINSSGFKVWPREVEEVLYMHPCVSEAAVVGVEDSYRGETVKAFIKLNQDCQNSEAVKNSIVEHCKRYLAPYKVPRQIEFIQEIPKTLSGKILKRVLKDRSSLSQTSS
- the dinB gene encoding DNA polymerase IV encodes the protein MQQPGRIILAVDMDYFYAQCEELRHPEYSTKPIVVGMFSGRTEISGAVATSNYPARKIGVKSGMPLASAIQLMKDIDHLLVKADFDYYESVSAKIMKILREYSSKFVQESIDEAFLDITDRVDGDYDRALELAAEIKGKVMKETGIKCSIGIGPNRLIAKMACDASKPNGLMMIRPEQIQSFFKGKPVDSIYGIGGKTAERLKQMGIDTIDQLSKLPLHTLQNEFGNKLGLYYYLAARGIDETPLEEKEKDQIGRMMTLKQDSRDVNYIIEALSSLIPEIKKELEEKNLAFRTVSIVLIDTHLKPHTREKTLKTRETDCSAAIDTARELVQSLLQNNPDITVRRAGITFSSLSNVEGQKNITDFLS
- a CDS encoding APC family permease, coding for MDEVSSQPKLKKAITLKYAVALYVSSVLGSGILVIPGLAAKIAGASSILAWLLLALLSYPFAYTFASLSSRRPESGGVYAFAKEGLGKLPANAAAWLFSTWYITGAPAATLIGTLYLDYTFHIGKFLVFALAAMLIFISFIINYLGITLTGRVQLVVTVCIVGLMAIATAVSAPQIRVENLEFSQPLNLASMGTASALVIWSYFGYENVSNVAEEFENPKRDFQRSVALSVLTSSSLYIATAIAIVGTGSYNSGNGIAPFAAILSNSFGVYAGVSTSLLALFIVFGNMNAYTTGISRVVYAASKDGFLPARLSRVNSKYRTPDAALATICFGAIIMLVAYYVFDLTLQEALFLTNGIGICVYIIGSASGIKLLKERGVRRLYPWLSLLLSITLVAFVGTYSLAVIACVILLSFLYARLKAAEDSE
- the fabG gene encoding 3-oxoacyl-ACP reductase FabG produces the protein MNHAGKVAVVTGAASGIGAGIAMRLALDGADLVLGDISEGLQKKAEEIASKTGRRVVWEKVDVSDITSCSNFVQSNVVNRGLQGVDILVNNAGINRDALFLKMTFEQWDSVIKVDLYSMFNMTKQLVQPMVDRQRGRIINISSMSWMGNVGQANYAAAKAGVVGFTKTLARELAKYNITVNAVCPGFIDTPMTRAVPDKIRNMMLEKIPMKRIGQPEDVAALVSFLASDDASYITGEVINVSGGMVI
- a CDS encoding S9 family peptidase; this encodes MTQRHQFKKEVTLDALFSVPSVSEFDVSRLSAYVVYTTNRSGQWQLMLTDRSVRMHKQLTNDEDSKMGPEFSPINPNELLFAKDRQGDEKFDIFLGNIKEERTVNLTPQTDYAIYPNPRFSPDGKKITFVSDKDGPFASYLLEIEERSITRLTEHGFSDHYCEVSPSGRIAVVASQVAAQDSNLFLVHLDSNKREVERFIDGRSGKPVEADDPSWSADGKYLAFVSANLGSYDIGIWNIENKEILWITDGKNECYSPVFSPDGKYLAYLRNTGANVTLELYDLMKNEKNRINFMNGVISSPKFSSSSEELYFVFSGPRNPPDLWSYNLRNDEFTQITNSLPESIDISNFAEGELIQYSSLKDGRSVPAVLYKPSRETKRAVVEIHGGPTAQALNSWNPFVQYLVSRGYVVIRPNYRGSTGFGKEYREANRFVMGDLDLADCVSAYNYLTEKGLADRDKVAVAGGSFGGYLTMCALTKYPSLWSCGVALVPFLNWFTEIKNEREDLRFWDLQNMGDPDNPNDRDRLRQASPIFYIDNIVAPVLLIAGANDPRCPMEETEQAREALEKKGKVVETKFYFDEGHGFRKTANRIDAYRRAVEFIEKYTFHMKK
- the polX gene encoding DNA polymerase/3'-5' exonuclease PolX gives rise to the protein MKNAEVADLLQRMSILSEAAGEERFKSIAYWRAANTIRNLTEDIEVVWKQGKLTDLPYVGEGIAKKIDEYLSTGHSTYLDKMQKKVPAAVFSLMAVPGIGPKTAYRLAKEAGVSSLEDLEKRLEEGMLLEILGKENSRKILEEIKKFKSRERRLLLPEAEAVIESLQSHFTTKAVQVMVAGSYRRGKETIGDIDLISTDQLAADALARFPRVGEVIERGNKRMSVKLVDGLQVDLRLFDQDELGAGLLYFTGSKEHNIELRNIAIKRGWKLNEYGLFDTKTGKRLAAKTEDDIYSELGLAYIPPELRENRGEIEAALAKRLPLLVEQKDLVGDLQMHSNWSDGQNTIKEMATAAKSLGYSYIAITDHSLTARIANGLSEERFKRQWKEIEKLNEELYPFRILKGAEVEIRGNGELDFPSEFLKEFDVVGASIHQGYRQSPEKLTERVLKALNNPEVNYLCHPTNRLIGQREGHKIDLAKVIRAAKENGKWIEINAQPNRLDLNDFWAREAAKEGVKLLVNSDAHSTGELQNMKYGVLVARRAWLEKNHVVNTLSLKELTRLL